Below is a genomic region from Triticum dicoccoides isolate Atlit2015 ecotype Zavitan chromosome 5A, WEW_v2.0, whole genome shotgun sequence.
TACTGAATTCAATGAGGAATGCATGGGCTTGTGCCCAAGGAGTTACCTTCAACATCAAAGGGCTGAACCTGTTCTTGGCTCAGTGTAATGGATGGAGGACCTTGGCAATTTTGAAGAGATCCGGTGGTCATTGTGGAATACGATGGGTTCACTAACGTCTCTGAATATGCATTGGATATGTATCCTTTATGGGCGAGGATCAAAGGCTTGCCGGATGGGCTCACAAGAAAGAGGGAGTTGGCGGAGAAGGTAGCCAAGAAGGTCGGAGAGCCGCCATTTACGATGGTAGTTAACGAGGGGAGGATTAACCCAGCTAGCCACTTAAGGGTGAGGGTTTTGTGAATGTCCAGAAGCCATTGGTGAGGTTTGTGAGTATCACCCTTAAGGAGATGAAACGGTACCCTGTTACGTATGAGAAGCTGCCGGATTTTTGCTTTTTCTGTGGTTGTATGGGGCATGTGGTAGAGGAGTGCGGGGACGGGATTCATGACCCCGCCGGGTGCGAATGGGGGGATTGGTTGCATTGGATTAGTGAGCCGGCCATGGCGGGAGGTGGTGTAGGGCGTGGTAGAGGAGGGAGGTCAGCAGGCCAAGGCGTGGGGGAGCGAGATGGGCTGGTAGAGGTGGAGGCAGAGGCGTAGGAGGCTCAGGAGGAAGGGGCGGTTCAGTAGGAGCTCAGGCAAGTAAGGTAGATGATGTTGTTCAGCATGTGGGGGGCGGTGTGCACACAGTGCTAGGAACTCCCAATATTGGTGATGACGATGTGCGGACGGCCTGCAAGAGGCTTATGGGGGCAGACGGTGTTGTTATGGTGCGAGGGCAACCAGTGCCAAACCTTGCGGGTAAAGTCCCGAACACCGTCCTGATGTTGGAGGGGGGGAGTGGATCAGGGGCGAATAATGTGCCGGACTCGTCATCTACACCGGGCAAGGTGCCCATTGTAAAGAGAAAAAAGCAAGGGGAAGAGGGGGATGATGGTGACACAACTATGACTGAAGAGGCGACCTCCTCCGAGGGGGACCGTCGAGCCCAATGAAAGTCTTAAGATGGAACTGCCGGGAAGGGGGGAATACCCGGACAGTTCGTGAGTTAGCGACTATCTGTCAGTCGCATTCCCCCAATATGGTGTTTTTGTGTGAAACAAGACAGAAGGCTGAGAAAATAAAAAAGGTGCGTGGGAGGATTGGTTTGAAGGGTTTTGCTGGGGTTGACAGTATTGGTATGAGTGGCGGTCTCGCTCTTTTTTGGCATGAGAACTACGAAGTGGAGATCTTGGAAAAGGAAGAACACTTTATTGATGCACTGGTCCGTGTCCAGGAGGGGGCGGCGCAATGGAGGATCACTTGTATTCACGGTGAACCACGAGTAGAAAACAGGCACATCATGTGGTCAAAAATCGAGCAGCTAAAAGTCGTAAATGACCTACCTTGGCTTGTAGTCGGCGACTTCAACGAGGCCATGTGGGACTTTGAATATCTATCTGCTACACCGCGTGGAGAGCCACAAATGATTGCTTTTGGGGATACGTTGGAGATCTGTGGCCTAGTTGACCTTGGCTTCGTTGGTGTTCCCTTCACATATGATAATAAGAGGGGAGGAGGAGGTAATGTGAAGGTAAGGCTGGACAGGGCAGTTGCAACTAATGCGTGGAGGAACTTGTTTGCATATGCTACGGTAGTGCATGTTCCTTCGCCTTGTTCAGATCATGTGGCCCTTGTCCTAAAGGGTTCGGCCGATCTGGGGCCGCTAGGTGGAAAGCAGAGGAGATACGAGGAGATACGAGGTGTTTTGGGAGCCTGATGAGTCACTGCCTGAGGTGATAAAGGAGGCCTAGGAAGCAGTGGGGGAGTTCATAATATGTCTTAGTTGCGGGACGCTCTATCTAAAACAATGACAGCTCTCAGGGTTTGGAGCAAAAAATTTGGTAATATTACCAGAGAGCTTGCCAAGTCCCGCACTCAACTAGAGGAGTTGATGAATATGAACGCTGATCGTCCGGATATCGCAAGTGACGGACAAGATGAACGAGCTTTTGTACCAAGAGGAGATGCTTTGGTTACAACGATCGCGTATCACGTGGTTGAAGGGGGGGATAGAAACACAAAATATTTCCAAAGCAAAGCAGTCTGGAGGGCGAGGAAGAACAAGATTCGAGAGTTGACGGATAGTGTCGGTGTAGTTCACTCCGATCTTGCCTCTATGTGGGAAGTGGCTAACAGTTATTTTCATGACATTTTCACAGCTGACCCCACACTTAATGCAGCGCCTATTTTGGAACTAATTAACCCGGTGGTGACCGAGGAGGATAACACCAAGTTGTGTGCGCCTTTTACAGATAAAGAGATCTCGGATGCTTTGTTTCAAATCGGGCCACTAAAAGCTCCGGGTCCGGATGGTTTCCCCGCTAGATTCATTAAGAGGAATTGGAACACTCTTAAGGAGGGTGTGTTGGCTGCGGTGAAGGATTTTTTCAGCACTGGTGTCATGCCGGAGGGAGTGAATTCTACATCTATTGTACTTATTCCCAAAGTTCCCAACCCGGTAAAAATCACAGACTACAGGCCCATTAGTCTGTGTAATGTTATCTATAAGGTCATCTCCAAGTGCTTAATGAATAGGGTGAGGCCGTTGCTGGATGATCTCATCTCTCCTGAGCAAAGCGCCTTCATTCCAGGAAGGATGATTACAGATAATGCACTAGTTTCTTTTGAGTGTATCCATCATATCAAGCAGGAGAAGGATCCCACAAGAAGTTTCTGTGCTTACAAACTGGACCTATCAAAAGCATATGATCGAGTGGATTGGGTCTTCTTGAGGCAAATGATGCAAAAGTTGGGTTTCTCTCAGCGATGGGTGGACTGGATAATGTCGTGTGTCACGTCGGTGAGATACTCTGTCAAACTTAATGGAACCCTCTTGGATTCGTTTGCGCCGACATGTGGTATTCGGCAAGGAGATCCGCTCTCTCCGTTTCTCTTTTTGCTTGTGGCAGATGGTTTATCAGCTCTACTAAAGAGCAAAGTGGCTACGGGTGACATCATGCTGGTGCAGGTTTCTAGACGAGGACCGGGCATCTCACACTTATTGTTCGCTGATGATACCTTGTTGTTTTTTGAGGCTTCTAGAGAACAAGCAGATGAGATTAAAGTGGTGTTGGATTTGTACGGGAAGGCGACGGGGCAGTGCCTAAACCCCAACAAGTGCTCCATTCTTTTTGGCGAGGCTTGCCCCGTAACGGTTCAGGAGGAAGTAAGGTCAGTACTTAATATCACGAGCCTTCACTTCGATGAGAAATATTTGGGCCTGCCGACGCCGGATGGGCGGATGTCTAAAGGGCGTTTTCAGAATCTACAGACTCGGCTCACCAAACGGTTGATACAATGGGGGGTGGTCTCTTGGCGCAACCGGGGAGAGAAGTGTTGATTAAGTCGGTAGCGCAAGCACTCCCAACTTATATTATGGGTGTCTTCAAATTACCGTTTTCAGTTTGTGATGATCTTACACGCATGGTGCGGAATTTCTATTGGGGATCGGCAAAGGGTAAAAGAAAGGTGCACTGGAAGACCATCTCTTGCAACCCAAGGACAGGGGAGGTATTGGTTTTCGCGATTTCCAGCTGTTTAACTAGGCCCTGTTGGTTAGGCAGGCGTGGAGGCTCTTAACGAAGCCAGACAGCCTATGTGCTAGGGTTTTAAAAGCACGTTATTATCCAGATGGCAAGTTGGAAGACACAGTTTTTGCTGGGAACGGGTCATCATCTTGGCAGGCTATATGCCATGGCCTGGAACTGTTGAAAAAGGGGCTACTATGGAGAGTAGGGGATGGGGCAAGCATAAGGGTGTGGCGGGATAGCTGGATCCCGAGACCCTTCTCATATAAGCCGATCTCTCCTCAAGGGCGCTGCCGCATTCGGTTTGTTTTTGATCTGCTAAACACTAATGGTCTTGGAAAGTTGAGCTCCTTCGGGAATATTTTGTGGCTGCGGATGTACATGAAATAATGAAGATTCGTGCATCTCCTAGAATGGAGGGAGATGTGATCGCTTGGGGTCCCGGCAGACATGGTATTTTTACAGTTAAATCAGCTTACGAATTGGCTTTCGATGAGGCTCATCGTAGTTCtgcggtggcgtccagttcggcGCCTTTGGGAAGCCGTGCTTGCTGGGACTTCATATGGAAGTGTGACGCCCCTCCAACGGTGAAGCACTTCGCTTGGCGCCTGTCGAATGATGCACTACCCACATGGCAGAGGAAACACCGTATTGGACTGGAAACCACAGGTATGTGTCCGGTATGTGGAGGAGAAGAGGAGGATAACTTTCATCCGTTCGTGCGCTGTCAGTTTGGGCGTGATCTGTTTGTGGCTATGGCCAAGGTGTGGAGGCTCCCGGATATCACATCAATACTTAACAACGAGGAAGAATGACTGCTACACGTCCTGGATCCTCTTACTAACCTTGAACGAACAATGGTATTAATGATTTTCTGGAGGAGCTGGTTTGTCCGGAACGAGCTAGTTCATGCTAAGCCTGCCCCGCCTATGGAAGTCTCTCTAAGATTTCTGCAAAGCTATCTGGTGTCCTTGGTTGGTATCAAGCAGAATCCACAGGCTGACCCAGCCAAAGGCAAAACTTATATTGCATGGAAGCATACAGTGAGAAGGGGGAGAAGCGTTGGTGATCAGGACGAACGGAGTTGGACTACACCGGAGCCGGGGTGGTGCAAATTGAATACTGACGGATCTTTTGTTGCGTCGGAACAAGCGGGTGCGGGCATGATCTTACGTGATCATCGAGGGGCTATCAACTTCTCGTCATGCAGGGTGTTGTTTTCGTGCAGAGACTCCCTTGAGGCGGAGTTGTGCGCGTGTATGGAAGGCTTGTCCCTTGCCTTGCAGCGAAGTGATTTGCCGATCGTGGTGGAGATGGATTCCCTCGAAGCAGTCTCTCTCATATCAAGCTTAGATATGGATCGCTCAGTTTACTCTTCTATTGTTAGAGAGATTAAGCAGTTAATGGGTTTAAGGAAGACTTGTATTTTTCATATAGTTAGGTCTCAAAATAAAGCTAGTGATTGCTTAGCTAAGTTTGCTAGAACCCaaggtaggaccttgacttggttaGGAGCTGGTCCAGATGAAGTAGTGGAAATAGCATCATATGATTGTAAAGACGTTGTGATTGAGAGTAATGCAATGCTATTTCtcccggaaaaaaaaaagagttggACTGGCTTTTAGTTACACTTCTGCTGTTGTTGTTTTCATGGCTTGGCTCATATCCGATGGATGCCGTATTTGGTGTGCGGGGTATACTAAACTGTTATGTGCATATAACTGTACACataacatataaaaaataaaatatggataTGTCACGTTCACCCAAAAGTAAACTCAAACATAACGCTCATACAATGATTCACTCCCTTACGACTGGGCCCATCATCGACCCCAAACCCTGACTCACAAAAAGCTAGTTTTAGTAGAAGTAGACACGTGGCACTTCACTAGACTGAGAAAAATGGCTATctgctttgcttcttctttttgagcGGTATAAAATGGCTTTCTGCTGAAAAATGGCTTGATACTTTTTTTTACCAGCAAAATGGCTTTAtactttttttgagggaaaaaacaAAAATGGCTTTATACTTTGTCTCCACTGGACGGAGCGAGTAGCAGCGACCGGACAGAGAGCCGGAGACGGCACTTTTGGGCTTTAACGGGCTGGTGACTGTTGCGGGCTTGCAACACCGGCCTTAAATACTGGGACGCGCACTCGTTGTCCAGCATGCATGCAAGCCAGGTCTCCATTCCATTATTCCATACCCATCCATCCGCAGCCATTCTCGATCGAGCGCCCGCCCCCTCACGACACCCGCACCCCTACTCCTCGCTCGATACATTCCACACGCGCGCGCACACGTACACGGTACACCAATCGCAATCGACTCGCGCGCGCGCACGCTCGCTTCTCGCTCCACAAATCAAGAGCCAAGCACCACGCTGGTTCCCGCCCATCTCATTCCCATTTGTCCATCCATCGCGCACCTCCAGCAGCCTGCCCTCCCGCCCGTATGTGCCTGCTGCTCTCTGGCAGCACCAGCGGACCAGCCAGCATGAGCAGGATCCACCCTTCCGATCGCGGCGACGGCGCCCGCCGCGCGGCGCGgacggccgcggcggcggagcgggagcGGCAGCAGCCAGCTGTGTACACGGTGTGGAAGAGGTCCAGCATGGGGTTCCAGGGCACCGACGGCTTCTCCGTCTACGACGCCGCCGGGAGGCTCGCCTTCCGCGTCGACAACTACGCCCGCCGCCCCAAGGCCTTCGCCGGCGAGCTGCTGCTCATGGACGGCCGCGGCGCCCCTCTCCTCTCCCTCAGGCCGCAGGTACTCtaccgtgcatgcatgcatgatcacAGCAGCTTCTTCCCACGTAAACACGCCATCAAACTCTGCGTCCGGTCGTTACTAACTCTTCTTACTCTCTCTGCTCGTGACAGATCTTCAGCCTGCACGACCGATGGAACTGCTACAGAGTTGCACCGGGAGAAGAAGGTTGCCCGGAGACGGACAAGAGCTCCTCCGCGCAGCAGCTCTTCTCCATGCGGAAGTGCGCCGCTCTGCAGAGCACGGACGACGCAGAGGTCCACATGTCAACGACCTCGGCGGCGACGACGTCAGGGCGCGGCTGCCGGGCTCCGCCGTCCCCTCCTTCCGGCTACCGCGTGGAGGGCTGCTTCTCCAGGAGGAGCTGCAAGATCACCAGGAGCGACGGCCAGGAGGCGGCACGGATACTGAGGAAGAAAGCCGGtggacctacggcggcggcggcgtcgtcgtccaGGCCCGTCGCTCTCGGCGACGACGTGTTCAGCCTGGTCGTTCGGCCGGGCGTGGACGCCGCCACGGTCATGGCTATTGTCGTTGTCATGGACCGGATCTGCCGGAAGCCCTACGCACCAATGGCGTGCTCTGCACAGTAATAATCAATAGCTACTGTACTAGACGGTGCGCCCACGTCAGTCAAGAGTTTTTCGTCCTTTGGTTGGATGAATCGGAGAGGCGCATGAACGCCGCCCCCTTCCTGAAGACATTGCGATGTCGAAGAGCTGTTCTTTATCTGTTTTATTAGTGTGTGGTTTTTGGTCATTTGTACGGGTTGTAAAAGAGTAGCAGTACCGTCATGCCTCAAAGTGGCGTTTGCTGTCATTTTGTAAGCTGACTTGAGCATCAAATATCTTGATAATCGCTTTGATAAAATCTGGTCGAGTGCGTATAGAAAATCTTCAAttacataaaaaataaatataCTGACACGCACACTGTGACCTCAGGAAGCCAATTCCATTTGCAGTGGAGTTGAGAAATTCAGTGGGATTAGTGGATACCCAAAGCACTAAAACTAagccaaaatggttgcctttgccgTGCATCTGCCGAAGGAGGAGACCTACGCCACGTTCCCAACATGTTGGGCAACCCAGCAGGCGAACAATGAATGGCCAAGCAACTGCGCCAAAGCGACGGGCCTAGTTGTTGGCATGCCATTGCCAAGCCCTCCAGGACACACGACCACGACGGGGAGGAAATTACCTGGTGCAGGTTACCTAGTACAGAGGCAACGAATCCAACGCTGAACACTCACCGCTTGGCAAAGGCACCAGCAGATGTGGCGAATTGCAATCCAGAGCACGCACAAGACAGAAATATTCCGTTCCATCAGCACATCCTATCATGTCATGTGGCATCCAGCCAGGGGCATCCGGTGAGACAAAAGCCTTCTTTCCGCGGCCACAAGAACAAAGGTCCTCTTTGGCGTACATACCAGGCAGGCACACAGCGTAAAAGATGAAAATGACCAAAGTCCACAGCCAGAATATGCACAGGATGAAAGGGACCAAAGTTGCCCAGGCTCCGCAAGCGAATTCAGCCGTTACCTGAGCTTTCTTTCGCGACGCG
It encodes:
- the LOC119297195 gene encoding protein LURP-one-related 8-like → MCLLLSGSTSGPASMSRIHPSDRGDGARRAARTAAAAERERQQPAVYTVWKRSSMGFQGTDGFSVYDAAGRLAFRVDNYARRPKAFAGELLLMDGRGAPLLSLRPQIFSLHDRWNCYRVAPGEEGCPETDKSSSAQQLFSMRKCAALQSTDDAEVHMSTTSAATTSGRGCRAPPSPPSGYRVEGCFSRRSCKITRSDGQEAARILRKKAGGPTAAAASSSRPVALGDDVFSLVVRPGVDAATVMAIVVVMDRICRKPYAPMACSAQ